One Prunus dulcis chromosome 8, ALMONDv2, whole genome shotgun sequence DNA window includes the following coding sequences:
- the LOC117637517 gene encoding probable 2-oxoglutarate-dependent dioxygenase At5g05600 yields MGEVDPAFIQDPDHRPKLSITEVEGIPLIDLTPIISPDSISDPKAIEVVVREIGNACRDWGFFQVINHGVVLDKLRKIETAARKFFALPLEEKRKIRRGEKSVLGYYDSERTKNVRDWKEVFDFTVEEPTLVPASPDPEDKEETEWYNQWPEHPPELREVCEEYAREVEKLALKLMGLIALSLGLPENRFSSYFKDQTTSIRLNHYPACPSPQLALGVGRHKDGGALTVLAQDDVGGLEVRRKTDGAWIRVKPTPNAYIINVGDSIQVWTNEKYQSVEHRVMVNSEKERFSIPYFLNPSHYTIIKPLEELINEQNLAKYRPYSWGKFMTNRKLSNFKKLNVENIQIHHFRVSE; encoded by the exons ATGGGAGAGGTTGATCCAGCTTTCATCCAAGACCCTGATCACAGGCCTAAACTCTCCATCACCGAAGTCGAAGGCATACCCTTGATTGACCTGACTCCGATTATCTCCCCGGACTCCATTTCCGACCCTAAAGCTATTGAAGTGGTTGTTAGAGAAATAGGCAATGCATGCAGGGACTGGGGGTTCTTCCAAGTGATCAATCATGGAGTAGTATTGGATAAGCTCCGAAAGATTGAGACTGCTGCGAGGAAATTCTTTGCTCTGCCTTTGGAGGAAAAGAGGAAGATTAGGAGGGGTGAAAAAAGCGTGTTAGGTTACTATGACAGTGAACGTACCAAAAATGTCAGAGACTGGAAGGAGGTGTTTGATTTCACAGTGGAGGAGCCTACTCTAGTTCCGGCTTCGCCCGACCCTGAGGACAAGGAAGAGACAGAGTGGTATAACCAATGGCCTGAGCACCCTCCGGAACTAAG GGAGGTCTGTGAGGAATATGCTCGAGAAGTCGAAAAGCTAGCTCTGAAGTTGATGGGACTTATTGCCTTAAGCCTAGGCTTGCCAGAAAACAGGTTCAGCAGCTACTTCAAAGACCAAACAACTTCTATTAGACTCAATCACTATCCAGCTTGTCCTTCCCCTCAGCTAGCTCTTGGTGTTGGTCGTCACAAGGATGGTGGTGCTTTAACCGTGCTAGCTCAAGATGACGTTGGAGGATTGGAAGTGAGGAGAAAAACAGATGGAGCGTGGATTCGGGTTAAGCCCACCCCAAATGCCTATATCATCAATGTTGGTGACAGTATCCAG GTTTGGACCAATGAAAAATATCAGAGTGTGGAACATAGGGTGATGGTGAACTCAGAGAAGGAAAGGTTTTCTATCCCCTACTTCCTCAACCCATCCCACTACACCATAATCAAGCCTTTGGAGGAGCTAATAAATGAACAAAACCTTGCCAAGTATAGGCCCTACAGCTGGGGCAAGTTTATGACTAACAGAAAGCTCAGTAATTTCAAGAAACTCAATGTTGAAAACATCCAAATTCATCATTTCAGGGTATCGGAATAA
- the LOC117612181 gene encoding protein DMR6-LIKE OXYGENASE 2-like, which translates to MGEIDPAFIQATDQRPKLNPTNPVADEIPIIDLSVLSSPDETRKVVSEIGHACKNWGFFQVINHGVPLELARKIEEVAKTFFELPAEEKKKVKRDMVNALGYHDGENTKNVRDWKEVFDFLVEDETLVPASPEPDDKELRKLTNQWPQYPPEFREVCQEYVRAVEKLAYKLLGLIALGLDQPENRFNDYFKDQQTSLVRFNHYPPCPFPHLALGVGHHKDAGALTVLAQDDVGGLEVKRKSDGEWIPVTPTPNAYIINVGDIVQVWSNDKYESVEHRVVVNSEKERFSVPFFFFPAHHVMVKPLEELLSDENPAKYREYNWGKFYATRNRSDFKKQEVENIQIHHFRLPE; encoded by the exons ATGGGAGAAATTGATCCAGCCTTCATCCAAGCCACAGACCAGAGGCCCAAGCTCAACCCCACAAACCCAGTTGCTGATGAAATCCCCATAATTGACCTCTCAGTTTTAAGCAGCCCTGATGAGACCAGAAAAGTGGTATCAGAGATAGGCCATGCATGCAAAAACTGGGGATTTTTCCAAGTTATAAATCATGGGGTGCCATTGGAACTGGCCAGGAAGATTGAGGAGGTGGCTAAGACATTCTTTGAACTACCagcagaagaaaagaagaaggtgaagAGAGACATGGTGAATGCACTGGGGTACCATGATGGTGAGAACACTAAAAATGTTAGAGATTGGAAGGAGGTCTTTGATTTCTTGGTGGAAGATGAGACTTTGGTCCCAGCATCACCTGAGCCTGATGATAAGGAGCTGAGGAAATTGACTAATCAGTGGCCTCAGTACCCTCCTGAGTTTAG AGAGGTCTGCCAGGAGTATGTTCGAGCGGTGGAAAAACTGGCTTACAAGTTGTTAGGACTAATTGCTTTGGGCTTAGACCAGCCAGAAAACAGGTTTAATGACTACTTCAAAGACCAGCAAACGAGCTTGGTCAGATTCAATCACTATCCTCCATGCCCTTTTCCTCACCTAGCTCTAGGCGTTGGGCACCACAAGGATGCTGGTGCCTTAACCGTCCTGGCCCAAGATGATGTTGGAGGACTAGAAGTTAAGCGGAAATCTGATGGAGAATGGATTCCAGTCACACCCACCCCAAATGCCTACATCATCAATGTTGGTGACATTGTTCAG GTTTGGAGCAATGACAAATATGAGAGCGTGGAGCACAGGGTGGTAGTGAATTCTGAGAAAGAAAGGTTTTCAGttccattcttcttcttcccagcCCACCATGTGATGGTGAAGCCCTTGGAGGAGCTACTGAGTGATGAAAACCCTGCCAAATACAGGGAATACAACTGGGGAAAGTTTTATGCTACGAGAAACCGCAGTGATTTCAAGAAACAAGAGGTGGAGAACATCCAAATTCATCATTTCAGGTTACCAGAGTAG
- the LOC117637708 gene encoding probable 2-oxoglutarate-dependent dioxygenase At5g05600: protein MGEVDPDFIQDPHHRPKLFIIEAEGIPLIDLSPINSPDSITDPKAIEGVVREIGSACKGWGFFQVINHGVQLDKLRNIETAARKFFALPLEEKRKIRRDEKSVLGYYDCERTKNVRDWKEVFDLTVEEPTLVPASPDPEDKEETEWHNRWPEYPPEYRKACEEYAQEIEKLALKLMGLIALSLGLPENRFSRYFKDQTTSISLNYYPPCPSPQLALGVGPHKDGGALTVLAQDEVGGLEVKRKTDGEWIRVKPTPNAYVINVGDSLQVWSNDIYHSVEHRAMVNSEKKRFSIAYSLKPSHYTLIKPLKELISEENPAKYRPYNWGKFMTHRKLTNFKKLNVENIQIHHFGLSE from the exons ATGGGAGAAGTTGATCCAGATTTCATACAAGACCCTCATCACAGGCCTAAACTCTTCATCATCGAAGCCGAAGGCATACCCTTGATTGACCTGTCTCCAATAAACTCCCCAGACTCCATTACTGATCCCAAAGCCATTGAAGGTGTTGTTAGAGAAATAGGCAGTGCATGCAAGGGCTGGGGGTTCTTCCAAGtgatcaatcatggggttcAATTAGATAAGCTCCGAAATATTGAGACTGCTGCTAGGAAGTTCTTTGCTCTGCCCTTggaggagaagaggaagattaGAAGGGATGAAAAAAGCGTGTTGGGTTACTATGACTGTGAGCGTACCAAGAATGTCAGAGACTGGAAGGAGGTGTTTGATTTAACAGTGGAGGAGCCTACGTTAGTCCCGGCTTCGCCTGACCCCGAGGACAAGGAAGAGACAGAGTGGCATAACCGATGGCCGGAGTATCCTCCAGAATACAG GAAGGCCTGTGAAGAATATGCGCAAGAAATCGAAAAGCTAGCTCTGAAGTTGATGGGACTTATTGCCTTGAGCCTTGGCTTGCCAGAAAACAGGTTCAGCAGATACTTCAAAGACCAAACAACTTCTATCTCACTCAATTACTATCCACCTTGTCCTTCCCCTCAGTTAGCTCTTGGTGTTGGTCCCCACAAGGATGGCGGTGCGTTAACCGTGCTAGCTCAAGATGAAGTTGGAGGATTGGAGGTGAAGAGAAAAACAGATGGAGAGTGGATCCGAGTTAAACCCACCCCAAATGCCTATGTCATCAATGTTGGTGACAGTCTTCAG GTTTGGAGCAATGATATATATCATAGTGTAGAACACAGGGCAATGGTGAACTCAGAGAAGAAAAGGTTTTCTATTGCTTACTCTCTCAAACCATCACACTACACCCTAATCAAGCCCTTGAAGGAGCTAATAAGTGAAGAAAACCCTGCCAAGTATAGGCCATACAACTGGGGAAAGTTTATGACCCACAGAAAACTCACCAATTTCAAGAAACTCAATGTGGAGAACATCCAAATTCATCATTTCGGGTTATCAGAATAA